Below is a window of Thermodesulfomicrobium sp. WS DNA.
GGGACCATCCCCATCGAGTACGACGGCGTCTCCCAACTCCTCTCCATCATCGTCCCGGTGGTCACCGGCACCAACAGCATCAAGATCGGCGTGGCGGACACCGGCGACCAGGCCTATGACTCCGGGCTCTTTGTGGCCAACGTTCAAGGCGTGGGCTATACCGGCGCGGGCATCGCCCAGGTAATCACGGTCAACGATGCCAACTCCTCCGTCACGGCCCAAAGCGGCGACCTGGTCTATGAACTTCCGAAGAATGCGTGGTCAGGCGTCTTCTCCTTCAGCCCGTCGACTCCAGGCAACAAAACCATCGTCGGCGACGCCAACGACTACATCCAGGCGGTCTTCGACTTCGCCATCAGCTCCGTGCTCGATGCCTTCTATTCCGCCTTCAACACCGTCAGCGGCACCAATTCCCTCACCATCCAGACCCCCTTCGGCCAGTATTCCTTTTCCGGAGCGGACCTCCTCGTCTTTCAGGATGCGGCCTATGCCCTCGATACCTACCAAGGCGGCGACACCTGGCAGGCCTACGCCCTCTACTCCCTCGCCTTCGGCCAGCCCCCCTCCACCGCCACCCTCTCCCAATGGGTCAAGACCGCCCAAAACGCCGCAACCTTCGACGCTCTGGCCGCCCAATTCCTCAACACCTACGCCCCCACCGCCACCCTCGACGAAGTCGTCGCCTATCTCTACCAGATCGTCACCAAGACTGTGGCCGACGCCATCACCATCCAAAACGTGATCCAGCAGCTGGCCGCCGACGGGCTCACCACCGCCCCCCAAATCCTCGCCTTTGCCGCGGAGAACTTCGCCGACACCACCCCCATCCTCGGCCAGCCCGTGGCCCTGGACCCCAGCTTCTTCTAACCATACGTCACTGCTGCATACCACCTCCGGCCCCCAGGGCCGGGGGTGGTTTCGCGCCCGTGCGGCGATAGACAACAGGCCCGCTTCCGTCTAAGGCGCCCTGCACCATGTTCATGGAATCCTTCATCACCCCCACCACTGCTTCCCCCTCCGTGCCAGGCCGCGTCATCGCCGTACTCGCCCCGCATCCCGATGACGAAGTCCTCGGCTGCGGCGGTACCCTCGCCGCCCTCGTGCACGCCCAGATCCCGGTGCATGTGGCCATCCTCACCGACGGCCAAAAATGGCAAGACGCCCCCAACTGCCGCCGGGAAGAATCCTGCTGCGCCGCGCACTGCCTCGGCTATGGCGAACCCCAGTTTTGGGGCCTTGCCGACGGCCATCTGCTGGACGTGCCGGACCTTGCCCAGCGCATCCTCCATTGGCTGCGAAAGCTCGAAGCCGACACCGTACTCGCCCCCTCCTTATGGGAGATGCACCGCGACCACCGCGCCTGCGCCCAAGCCGCGGCAAAAGCGACACTCATGGCCGGCGGGACCGTGCGCCTCGCCGGCTACGAAGTAGGGGTCCCCCTTGTGCCCAACCTCTTGGTGGACATCACCCCCTGGCAGGGCCATAAGGCGCGCGCCATGGCCTGTTTCGCCTCCCAGCTCGGGCGCCAGGCCCTGCACCGGCAGATCCACGGGCTCAACCGCTACCGGACCTATAGCCTTCCTCGCCATGTGCGCGCTGCCGAGGCCTTCTGCCTTATGGAAGGTGCAGAGCTTGCCCGCCTGCTCCAGGAAACATCGGCCCACACCGTGCATCTGCTCTCCGCCCAACGCCACAGCACCGAGCGCGAGGCCCAGATCACCGCCCTCACCCAAACCCTCGCCCAGCG
It encodes the following:
- a CDS encoding choice-of-anchor L domain-containing protein, which gives rise to MAFTPYDPSVHHSIDLLTAILVPGTGLSIVPGSVNLKFGTGTQYDPASGTSTTKTSVSFYDGTLPLGIGHGILLSSGDGTPPTSNTQTSYTVSFMDSEDYGAAVDADLQAVATAAFSGAGQIHDASILTFSVDVVDPSVKSIRFDLVFGSDEYPEWVNSSFVDIAAVIVNGANYALFNSQPTQPLSVIQENLSVGNFANNTAGTIPIEYDGVSQLLSIIVPVVTGTNSIKIGVADTGDQAYDSGLFVANVQGVGYTGAGIAQVITVNDANSSVTAQSGDLVYELPKNAWSGVFSFSPSTPGNKTIVGDANDYIQAVFDFAISSVLDAFYSAFNTVSGTNSLTIQTPFGQYSFSGADLLVFQDAAYALDTYQGGDTWQAYALYSLAFGQPPSTATLSQWVKTAQNAATFDALAAQFLNTYAPTATLDEVVAYLYQIVTKTVADAITIQNVIQQLAADGLTTAPQILAFAAENFADTTPILGQPVALDPSFF